From Pseudorca crassidens isolate mPseCra1 chromosome 7, mPseCra1.hap1, whole genome shotgun sequence, a single genomic window includes:
- the LOC137227253 gene encoding uncharacterized protein, with the protein MRGLSCVVPGGPRKKPRRSRKLLRVWDPRAGPGAGRRQGGSWRASPVVSLQTPSCAAPLRGHNRGPTRPEATCRSGTWDQGTGPAARPLSGSGWAEDFLCGGLSQGTVRAPDRPAFCRAPPGHAHQGLAPCGPHPRPHPSSLARLPRPPGLSSRGRSGFHLHGLNGLGSRGRSCSGESTASALQGLSLALPVPRLNPPQRKSSSNPEPERRRAAGPVPQFCSCTRPSGALEPVLWHVERGPRPCSTARGSWPQESEGRRGPAHSQQVRGECPAGLASRVPILGPAGPGGTQETFDGTSGQAARGGRA; encoded by the exons ATGCGAGGCCTCAGCTGCGTGGTGCCCGGTGGCCCAAGGAAAAAGCCACGCAGGTCAAGGAAGCTGCTCAGGGTTTGGGACCCGAGGGCAGGGCCAG GAGCGGGGAGAAGGCAAGGCGGCTCGTGGAGAGCCTCCCCAGTGGTCAGCCTGCAGACGCCGTCCTGTGCAGCGCCGCTCAGAGGGCACAACCGCGGCCCCACCCGGCCTGAGGCCACCTGCCGCTCCGGGACCTGGGACCAGGGCACGGGGCCTGCCGCCCGCCCCCTCTCGGGCTCTGGGTGGGCCGAGGACTTTCTCTGTGGAGGGCTGAGTCAGGGAACCGTCCGGGCTCCGGACAG GCCTGCGTTCTGCCGCGCCCCTCCTGGCCACGCCCACCAAGGCCTCGCCCCCTGCGGACCACACCCCCGGCCACACCCCTCCTCGCTCGCCaggctcccccgccccccaggcctgTCCTCGCGAGGTAGGTCCGGTTTTCACCTGCATGGTTTGAACGGGCTGGGGAGTCGTGGAAGGAGCTGCAGCGGGGAATCAACGGCTTCTGCTCTGCAAGGACTGTCCCTCGCCCTGCCGGTCCCCCGACTCAACCCTCCACAGAGAAAGTCCTCCTCCAACCCAGAGCCCGAGAGGCGGCGGGCGGCAGGCCCCGTGCCGCAGTTCTGCTCCTGCACCCGCCCCTCAGGGGCACTCGAGCCTGTCCTGTGGCATGTGGAGAGGGGGCCCCGCCCCTGCAGCACGGCTCGTGGCTCGTGGCCTCAGGAGTCTGAGGGCAGAAGGGGCCCGGCTCACTCTCAGCAAGTGCGTGGGGAGTGTCCAGCAGGGCTGGCCTCTCGTGTCCCCATTCTAGGACCAGCGGGCCCTGGTGGCACTCAGGAAACGTTTGATGGGACGTCTGGCCAGGCAGCCCGTGGAGGCCGTGCGTAG